A region from the Caldisericum sp. genome encodes:
- a CDS encoding MoaD/ThiS family protein — MTVKVKLYGDYLKYGPEETYIVLPENSTVEDVLNRFNIKERKYIIVLVNLKRAWFEDKLNDGDIVSVFSPVGGG; from the coding sequence ATGACTGTAAAGGTAAAACTTTACGGCGATTATCTCAAGTATGGACCAGAGGAAACATACATAGTTTTACCCGAAAATTCTACTGTAGAAGATGTTTTAAATAGATTTAACATCAAGGAAAGAAAGTACATAATAGTTTTGGTTAATCTTAAGAGGGCATGGTTTGAAGATAAATTGAACGATGGAGACATTGTAAGTGTATTTTCACCTGTAGGAGG
- a CDS encoding threonine synthase, translated as MGHIKKLKCLVCGSEYNENEVMYTCPKCGDEGLLEVEYDYEAIKKEFTKEYLQNNKMYNLWRYLPLLPINDPSKIGPLQVGFTPLYPVERIRADLGVSNLYIKDDGRNPTASLKDRASAIVTAKARELGLNEITCASTGNAASSLAGATASTGLKSYIFVPKTAPVAKLTQLLVFGATVFAVNGTYDEAFELSIKATKEFGWYNRNTGFNPYTVEGKKTVALEIAEQLNFDVPDYVFVSVGDGNIISGVYKGFFDLLNLGFIEKMPTLVPVQAEGCAPVVDAVNGDGIIRPVTPNTIADSISVGIPRSGIMAVKYIKETKGFGIKVSDEEILSAIKYLGTMSGIFAEPAASTSFAGYLKALKEGLVKKDDKVVVIITGNGLKDIASAMKSVKEPIYIDPTIEDVKKKLNEII; from the coding sequence ATGGGACATATAAAGAAGTTAAAATGCTTGGTTTGTGGAAGTGAGTATAACGAAAATGAGGTAATGTATACCTGTCCTAAATGTGGGGATGAGGGCTTGCTTGAAGTTGAATATGATTACGAAGCAATTAAAAAGGAATTTACAAAGGAATACCTTCAAAATAACAAGATGTATAACTTATGGAGATACTTACCCCTTCTTCCTATAAATGATCCATCAAAAATTGGACCTCTTCAAGTAGGTTTCACGCCGTTGTATCCTGTAGAAAGAATAAGAGCAGACCTTGGTGTTTCAAATCTGTATATAAAAGATGACGGAAGAAATCCAACAGCATCCCTTAAAGATAGAGCCTCTGCAATTGTTACTGCAAAAGCAAGGGAACTTGGGTTAAATGAAATTACCTGTGCTTCCACTGGAAATGCAGCTTCATCTCTTGCAGGAGCAACTGCATCGACGGGACTTAAAAGTTATATATTTGTTCCAAAGACTGCACCTGTTGCAAAATTAACACAACTTTTGGTTTTTGGTGCAACGGTTTTTGCAGTTAATGGAACATACGATGAAGCATTTGAACTTTCTATAAAGGCGACAAAAGAGTTTGGCTGGTACAATAGAAACACAGGTTTTAATCCATACACAGTTGAAGGGAAAAAGACAGTTGCGCTGGAAATTGCTGAGCAACTTAATTTTGATGTTCCTGATTATGTTTTTGTTTCTGTTGGAGATGGAAATATTATCTCTGGTGTTTACAAAGGATTTTTTGATTTGCTAAATCTTGGATTTATTGAAAAAATGCCAACGCTTGTACCAGTCCAGGCTGAGGGTTGTGCACCTGTGGTTGATGCCGTAAATGGAGACGGCATTATAAGGCCTGTTACACCTAATACGATAGCAGATAGTATTTCAGTTGGAATACCTCGCTCCGGGATAATGGCTGTAAAGTATATAAAGGAAACAAAAGGTTTTGGCATAAAGGTAAGCGATGAAGAAATACTTTCTGCTATTAAATATCTTGGCACAATGAGTGGGATTTTTGCTGAACCTGCTGCTTCAACTTCGTTTGCAGGTTATCTAAAGGCATTAAAAGAAGGATTGGTTAAAAAGGACGATAAGGTTGTTGTAATTATAACAGGAAACGGACTTAAAGATATTGCAAGCGCAATGAAATCTGTAAAAGAGCCAATTTATATTGATCCTACAATTGAGGATGTGAAGAAAAAGTTAAATGAAATAATTTGA
- a CDS encoding metal-sulfur cluster assembly factor, with product MVTKEEIINALKNVYDPEIPINIVDLGLIYKLDVDEENGVVKILMTMTAPGCPMGNYILNDVEMVVRSLDGVKDVQIELTYDPPWSPDMMSEEAKKELGYL from the coding sequence ATGGTTACAAAAGAAGAAATCATTAACGCTTTAAAGAATGTTTATGACCCAGAAATTCCTATTAACATTGTTGACCTTGGTCTAATTTACAAACTTGATGTTGATGAGGAAAATGGTGTTGTAAAGATTTTAATGACTATGACTGCGCCAGGCTGTCCCATGGGAAACTATATCTTAAATGATGTCGAAATGGTCGTTAGGTCTCTTGACGGTGTAAAAGATGTGCAAATTGAGTTAACATATGATCCGCCATGGTCACCTGATATGATGAGTGAGGAAGCAAAAAAGGAGTTAGGTTACTTATGA
- a CDS encoding cysteine desulfurase: protein MIYFDNASSTKPDPEVVKEMSDFALEFYAIPSSIFSHSLGQAVQDRIQEARDYIANKLGVSGNEIVFTSSGTESNNLAIKGFAYANKNKGKHIVTSKIEHISVTESVKRLEREGFEVTYVGVDKQGFIDLNELKDSLRDDTILVTVQLANHEVGTIQNLKEISKLVKEKGIALHVDGAVAIPYTKLNLKETGIDLLTISPHKFYGPKGIGILYVKSGTKIEKLIDGGFNEFNLRAGHENTPAIIGAKKAFELWDDSFVTHLREIKMYLYERLLKEIPDVELNGTLDNSLPHILNVTFKYIEGESIALRLDFEGVGVTTGSACYSRNLQASHVLLAMGKSHEDSHGSIRFSLSKYNTKEEIDYTIEKLKEIVDDLRRISPLLGGK from the coding sequence ATGATATACTTTGACAACGCAAGTTCAACCAAACCAGATCCAGAAGTAGTAAAAGAAATGAGTGATTTTGCTTTGGAATTTTATGCAATACCTTCTTCTATATTTTCTCATTCTTTAGGTCAAGCAGTTCAGGACAGGATTCAAGAGGCAAGAGATTATATTGCAAATAAACTTGGCGTTAGTGGAAATGAAATAGTTTTTACTTCCTCAGGAACGGAATCGAATAACCTTGCTATAAAAGGGTTTGCTTATGCCAATAAAAATAAAGGGAAACATATAGTAACATCTAAGATAGAACATATATCGGTAACGGAATCTGTTAAAAGGCTCGAAAGAGAAGGTTTTGAAGTTACTTATGTAGGTGTAGATAAACAGGGTTTTATTGATCTCAACGAATTAAAGGATTCTTTGAGAGATGATACAATTTTAGTTACAGTTCAACTTGCAAATCATGAAGTAGGAACAATCCAAAATTTAAAAGAGATTTCAAAGCTTGTAAAGGAAAAAGGTATAGCACTTCACGTTGATGGAGCAGTTGCTATTCCATACACAAAATTGAATTTAAAAGAAACCGGTATAGATTTGCTTACAATTTCTCCACATAAATTTTACGGACCAAAAGGGATTGGCATTCTTTACGTAAAGAGCGGAACCAAAATTGAAAAACTTATAGATGGTGGATTCAATGAATTTAATTTAAGAGCAGGTCATGAAAATACACCTGCAATAATTGGTGCAAAGAAGGCTTTTGAATTATGGGACGATTCCTTTGTAACACACCTTAGAGAGATAAAAATGTATCTTTATGAAAGACTTTTGAAAGAAATTCCTGATGTTGAACTTAACGGGACTCTTGATAACTCTCTTCCGCATATACTTAATGTTACTTTCAAATACATAGAAGGAGAATCCATTGCTTTAAGGCTCGATTTTGAAGGTGTAGGAGTAACAACAGGTTCTGCTTGCTATAGCAGGAACCTTCAAGCAAGCCATGTACTTCTTGCTATGGGTAAATCACACGAGGATTCGCATGGTTCAATAAGATTCTCTTTGTCAAAATACAATACGAAAGAAGAAATAGATTATACAATTGAAAAACTAAAAGAAATCGTTGATGATTTAAGAAGAATAAGCCCATTATTAGGAGGTAAGTAA
- a CDS encoding iron-sulfur cluster assembly scaffold protein, with translation MPIPYTKLVIEHFKNPHNVGEIPDADVKVTEGSPACGDMITLYLKIDPETKKIVDVKFKSYGCASNIATASIITDLVKGKTVEEAKNITWKDAAEALGGLPPVKVHCSVLAADALHSAVELYLEKNGLVREKESTTVDKVYERLSHVMNPETGIDIVKSRIVKSVIVNSGVVEIVLGIGENSQFADNIKEEIIERLQYLWDVKEIKVIFKE, from the coding sequence ATGCCAATACCATATACGAAATTAGTTATTGAACACTTTAAAAATCCACACAATGTTGGAGAAATTCCTGATGCGGATGTAAAAGTAACTGAGGGAAGCCCTGCGTGTGGTGATATGATAACTCTCTACCTTAAAATTGATCCAGAAACCAAAAAAATAGTTGATGTTAAGTTTAAATCTTATGGCTGTGCTTCAAACATTGCAACCGCATCAATAATAACAGATCTTGTTAAGGGGAAAACGGTTGAGGAAGCAAAAAATATAACCTGGAAAGATGCTGCTGAAGCATTGGGAGGTCTTCCTCCTGTAAAAGTGCATTGTTCTGTGCTTGCAGCAGATGCATTACATTCAGCAGTTGAACTGTATTTAGAGAAAAATGGTTTGGTTAGGGAGAAAGAGTCAACAACGGTTGACAAGGTTTACGAGAGGCTCTCACATGTTATGAATCCAGAAACAGGGATCGACATTGTTAAATCAAGGATCGTGAAATCTGTTATAGTCAATTCAGGTGTTGTTGAAATTGTCCTTGGAATTGGAGAAAACTCTCAATTTGCAGATAATATAAAAGAAGAAATAATAGAAAGACTTCAGTATCTTTGGGATGTAAAAGAGATAAAAGTCATTTTTAAGGAGTAG
- a CDS encoding DUF438 domain-containing protein, whose translation MSEFIQNNLSRDERLNLMRKLLIDMDKGLISPQEVKERFKKILENVHPAEIAIIENTLIVQDHFPQEKIHRLCDVHIDIFRESLEQEEIKVSKGHPLYLLFDEHKKIVELLGKFMQIANKIEQNKDPNYIRGIFQENAEIFDMVFDIENHMVREENALFPFLEKHDVVQPPQILWNEHDSLRARFKELKGYLEKSKNNNLTQEEVNNLPNLLKYIVDLKTSHIYKENKILFPTALDKLEENEWNKVSEGMIEIGFTKFTDKALIPEINKESSEKQATEDRYIYLDSGKFTLDELNAFFETLPIEVTFINKDDIVQFFNRGEKRIFVRTKSVLGRSVQNCHPPKSVHIVNKILEDFKSGKRDSAEFWINSQGRLIYIRYFAVRDTYGNYLGTLEVTQDVTDIKKLEGEKRIYSEE comes from the coding sequence ATGAGCGAATTTATACAGAATAATTTGAGCAGAGACGAAAGACTTAATCTTATGAGAAAGTTGTTGATAGATATGGACAAGGGTCTTATTTCTCCCCAAGAAGTAAAAGAACGATTCAAAAAGATCTTGGAGAATGTTCACCCTGCAGAAATCGCAATAATAGAAAATACATTAATTGTTCAAGACCATTTTCCACAGGAAAAGATACATAGGCTTTGCGATGTCCATATAGATATTTTTAGAGAATCTCTCGAACAAGAGGAAATTAAAGTTAGTAAGGGGCACCCTCTGTATTTGCTTTTTGATGAACACAAAAAAATTGTTGAGTTGCTTGGCAAATTTATGCAAATTGCAAACAAAATAGAGCAAAATAAGGACCCAAATTATATCAGGGGAATATTTCAGGAAAACGCCGAAATTTTTGATATGGTTTTCGATATCGAAAACCATATGGTAAGAGAAGAAAATGCTTTATTCCCATTTTTGGAGAAGCATGATGTTGTTCAACCTCCACAGATTCTTTGGAACGAGCATGACTCACTTAGAGCAAGATTTAAAGAACTGAAAGGATACTTAGAGAAAAGTAAGAATAATAATCTTACTCAAGAAGAGGTTAATAACTTACCAAATCTCTTAAAGTATATTGTTGATTTGAAGACCTCTCATATTTATAAAGAAAACAAAATTCTTTTCCCAACTGCTCTTGATAAGCTCGAAGAAAATGAGTGGAATAAAGTTTCTGAAGGAATGATAGAGATTGGTTTTACAAAATTTACTGATAAGGCACTTATCCCTGAAATAAACAAAGAATCATCTGAAAAACAAGCGACCGAAGATAGGTATATTTATCTTGATTCGGGTAAATTTACACTTGATGAATTAAATGCCTTTTTTGAAACACTTCCAATCGAAGTTACCTTTATTAACAAGGACGATATAGTCCAATTCTTTAATAGAGGTGAAAAGAGAATTTTCGTGAGAACAAAGTCGGTTTTGGGAAGAAGTGTGCAAAATTGCCACCCTCCAAAAAGTGTTCATATAGTTAATAAAATCCTTGAGGATTTTAAGAGTGGAAAAAGAGATTCAGCAGAGTTTTGGATAAATTCGCAAGGAAGACTAATATATATTAGGTATTTTGCTGTAAGGGATACTTACGGTAATTACCTTGGGACACTTGAAGTTACCCAAGATGTGACTGATATTAAGAAATTAGAAGGAGAAAAAAGAATTTATTCTGAAGAATAG
- a CDS encoding 30S ribosomal protein S21 gives MAEVRRRQNESLEDMLKRFRRECAKDGIYAEIKKRRYYVPPSVRKKQKEAKKK, from the coding sequence GTGGCAGAAGTACGTAGAAGACAGAACGAGTCCTTAGAGGACATGCTTAAAAGATTTAGAAGAGAATGCGCAAAGGATGGGATTTATGCTGAAATTAAAAAGAGAAGGTATTATGTCCCACCAAGCGTAAGGAAAAAGCAAAAAGAAGCAAAAAAGAAGTAA